Below is a genomic region from Kribbella qitaiheensis.
CGTACCGAAGCTCGCCCGTTTCGGCGAGTGTCTTGACGATCATCGCGACCCATTTGGTGCCGATCCGGTCGAGCAGCCGGCGGGTGGGGCATTCCGGGCTGAAAAGATCGCCGCGCGGAGCGGTCACCTGGGAGTGACCAGGTGTCGAAGAAGTGCGGTCTTCCATCCTGCCTCCTCGCTTTCTACCGTTGACCAGGTAACCAAAGGTAACCGAGGAGGCCTGATGATTGACACCGGTACCGGTCCTGCGGTCGTGTTGCTGCACGGGTTCCCGCACACGTTTCGGCTCTGGGATCTGGTCGTCCCACGGCTCGCTGCGACTCACCGGGTCATCGCGCCCGACCTGGTCTTGGGCGGGTCGGCACTGGAGTTGGCAGGCCGGCTGGCGGAGTTGCTCGACTGGTTGGGCGTTGAGCGCGCGACGATGGTCGGAATCGACGCAGGTGTCCAGGCGGCGGTGGGATTCGCGCTCGGATATCCCGATCGCATCGAGCGACTTGCGGTCATGGAGGCCGTCCTGCCGGGTGTCGAAGGGGCGGAGGCATTCGCGCACGGCGGCCTGCCATGGTGGTTCGGCTTCCATCAGGTTCCGGGTCTGGCGGAGAGAGTGCTGGTTGGTCACGAGCGGGAGTACATCGAGTGGTTCCTCCGGGCCGGCACCGCCGATGGTGAAGGGGTCGGCCACGAGCTCACGGACGCATTCGCCTCTGCCTACCGGGGAAGCGAAGCTCTGGCCGGCGCATTCGAGCACTATCGGGCTATGTCGCGTACGGCGGGGGAACTGGCGCCGCTACTGGCCGAGCAAGAGCTGAAGGTACCCGTGCTGGCAATCGGCGCTCGCCCGGTCGGTCCTGCGCTGGCTGCCCAGCTCGCGCCGTTTGCTGCCGACCTCACCACGACCCAGCTCGACAACTGCGGACATCTGATTCCTCTGGACGCACCGGATCAGCTGCTGGAAGTGCTCATTCCGTGGCTGAGCCCAGGCTGACAGTCCTCATCAAGACGCGCCCTGCTCCTGACCTTCCGCGCAGCGAGCCAGCGTTACTGGCGGCCAACCATCACCGCAAACACCGGCTGGGCCGCCGCCCGAGCTTCGCCGCCCGCATCGGCTACCGCACGGGGTGGGAAGGGTCATGCGGGGGTCATGACCCTTCTCGCCCGGGCGTCACTCGCTGATCTTGAACTTCGCCGAGGTGACCAGTTCGGCCAGTTGGCGGCTGGTGAAGACCGGTTGAGTCAACGGCGGCCGCTGCTGGTCTTCGAACCTCCTGGCCTGTGCGAGGATCACGACGGTGCCGTCCTCGTGGCGGTAGGTGGCCCACTGGTCGTAGTCGGAGTGGCCTTTGGTGGTCACCACGCCGACCTTCTTGCCGTCGACGTCCACGACGCTGCAGGTGCCGGTACCGCCCCGGAACCTCTTCGCCAGCTTGCACGGCTCCGTGGCCGATTTGCCGTCGGGCGTGGTGGAGTTCATCAGCAGCCTGCCCACCCTGCCGCCCCGCTCGACCGGGATGGTGGCCGCGTACTCCCAGTAGTCCTGCTCCCCGTCGTTGGACGCGTACTGCGCCTGCGGGTACCTCAGCGGGTGACCGTCCGCGCCCTTCAGGTCGGGCGTGCTGAACCCCGGCGGGACCGACGAGCTCAGGTCGTCCATCAGCTTCACCACTCGGACCACGCGAGGACCGGCGCTCGCCGTACGGTCCGTCTGGCCCTCCGGCCACGGGTCGCCGCTCTTCCGGGTGGCGGTCGGCACCGGCTTCGGCGTGGTGCTGCCGGTTGCCACCAGGTCGCCCGCCGGGCCGCCGCCGCTGAGGCTCGCGACCAGTGCGGGACCGGCGCCGATGCCGGCCACCAGCGGCACGACGGCGATGCCGGACCATGCCAACCGGCGCCGCCGCCGGGCGGTGCGGCCCCGCACGAGTGCGTGCGAAGGGTCCATCGACGGCGGTGGGGTGCTGCGCTCCATCAGGTCACGCAGTCCTTGATTGAGATCCTCTTCGTTCATCGAACCCTCTCCTCTTGCAGCAGACCGCGTAGCGTCTGTAGCCCGCGCGCGGCCTGGCTCTTGACGTTTCCTTCCGAGCAATCGAGCAGCGCAGCCGCCTGCTCGACGGAGGCGTCCTCCCAATACCGCAGAACGAGTACGGCGCGCTGCCTCGGCGGGACCTTCATGAGTGCGGCCAGCAACACCATCCGTTCGTCGGCCAGCCCGGACCCCGGTGCCGGCCGATCGGCCGCCTCAGCCCCGACCGACTCGAACCGGAACCACCCCCGCCGTCGCTCGGACAGGAACGTCCGCACAAGGGCCTGCCTGGTGTAGTTGTCCATCGCCTCCCGCCGGTCGATCCGGTGCCACGCCAGGTAGATCTTCGTGAACGTCTGCTGAACCAGGTCCTCCGCTCGATGCCAATCGCCGCACAGCAGATACGCCGTCCCGCGCATGGCGCCGGAACGCGCCGCGAAGTACGCCTCGAACGCGGCGTCCCGTTCGCTCATATGTCCTCCCCGATCCTTGGTACCGAGTTAGACACGCCTACGCCCAGTTGGTTGGTTGCATGGCAGCTGTCCAGGGATTGGGGACTTTGGGCCCTGCTGTGCGGCTGGTGGTGGGCCTAGCGTCGGCAATAGGAACGTCCGATTTGCTGGAGGAGTTGCCATGAGTATCAGTGCCACTATTGCGGTGGGTGTCGACAGTTCGTGGGCCGCGGCCGGTGCTGTCGACTGGGCTTTGGAAGAGGGGCGGATCGGCTCACGGCCGGTCAAGGCGATCCATGTCGTCGACGCCAAGCCGGCGGCAGGACCGTACTTCGCCGCGCCGGGCGTTGGAGACGGTGCGAAGCGGCTGGCCGCGGAGGTCACGGATTACCTGGCCGGCCACGGTGGTCAGGCGGGGCACGGTGCGGACGTACTGACCGGCGCGCCGGCTCGGACGCTGGCACATGCGGCCGAGGGTTTCCGGATGCTTGTCGTCGGGCGACATGGTCACGGGATGCTGGAGCGGCTCCTGATCGGGTCCACTGCGGAGGCCGTCGCATACGAAGCCAAAGGCCCTGTGGTGGTCGTCCCGGCGGGGTGGCTGCCGGGCGACCGTACGGCCCCGATCGTGGTTGGAGTCGACGAGTCCGAGCTGTGTCAGGCCGCCATCGAGTTCGCGGTCGGTCTGGCAGCCGAACGGCACGCACCGGTTCGGCTGGTGCATGTGTGGGATGTCGTCAGCGTCTATACCTGGGACGTCGCTCCGGCCTCGGGGACGATCGCCGAGTGGCGCGACAACTTTCTCGAGCGGCTGGAACGTACCGCGCAGTTATGGCGGGACAAGTACCCGGAGGTGAAGTTCGAGACCGATGTCAGGCGGGGGCACCCGGTCTACGACCTGGCCGACGCGGCTGACGACATGGAGGCTCAGCTTCTGGTGCTGGGCGGGCGCAATCACAACCGCCTGGCCGCCATGCTCCTCGGGTCGACAGCCCGCGGCATCCTGCACCAGGCAACCTGTCCGATCGCCATCGTCCACGAGCCCCGCGTCACCCTCTGAGTGGCCGCCGTCTTTCAACGCGAGCACGGCAGGGTCTCCAGACCCTGTCCAGCCCGCCGAAGGGCCTGCGCCGGTGGTGTGTTTCGGCTCTGCCGGGCGCGGGGCCGGGGGAGGAGGGTCGACTTGATGGAACATCCCTGAATCATGGAGGTCGACCGACCATGAAGGCACTTGTTTACAACGGTCCTGGGCAGCGGAGCTGGCGCGAAGTACCGGATCCGGTGATCCAGGATCCCGAGGACGCGATCGTGCGGGTGGACGCGGTCACGATCTGCGGGACGGATCTGCACATCCTGAAGGGCGACGTACCGACCGTCGATCACGGCCGCATCCTCGGCCATGAAGCAGTCGGCACGATCACCGACGTCGGCGCGAGCGTCCGCGGAGTCACCCCGGGCGATCGGGTGCTGGTCTCCTGCATCAGCTCTTGCGGAAGGTGCGAGTACTGCCGGCAGGGCAGCTACGGGCAGTGCCTGGGCGGGGGCGGCTGGATCCTCGGTCACCTGATCGACGGAACCCAGGCCGAGCAGATACGCATCCCCTTCGCCGACCGGTCGCTGTACAAGCTGCCGGCCAACGTCAGCACGGAGGACGCGCTGTTGCTGGCAGATATCCTGCCGACCGCGTACGAGGTGGGCACGCTCAACGGGCAGGTCTCGCCTGGCGACACAGTCGTGATCGTCGGCGCTGGTCCGATCGGCCTCTCGGCAATCACCACCAGCAAGC
It encodes:
- a CDS encoding SigE family RNA polymerase sigma factor, which encodes MSERDAAFEAYFAARSGAMRGTAYLLCGDWHRAEDLVQQTFTKIYLAWHRIDRREAMDNYTRQALVRTFLSERRRGWFRFESVGAEAADRPAPGSGLADERMVLLAALMKVPPRQRAVLVLRYWEDASVEQAAALLDCSEGNVKSQAARGLQTLRGLLQEERVR
- a CDS encoding universal stress protein, whose protein sequence is MSISATIAVGVDSSWAAAGAVDWALEEGRIGSRPVKAIHVVDAKPAAGPYFAAPGVGDGAKRLAAEVTDYLAGHGGQAGHGADVLTGAPARTLAHAAEGFRMLVVGRHGHGMLERLLIGSTAEAVAYEAKGPVVVVPAGWLPGDRTAPIVVGVDESELCQAAIEFAVGLAAERHAPVRLVHVWDVVSVYTWDVAPASGTIAEWRDNFLERLERTAQLWRDKYPEVKFETDVRRGHPVYDLADAADDMEAQLLVLGGRNHNRLAAMLLGSTARGILHQATCPIAIVHEPRVTL
- a CDS encoding zinc-dependent alcohol dehydrogenase family protein, with protein sequence MKALVYNGPGQRSWREVPDPVIQDPEDAIVRVDAVTICGTDLHILKGDVPTVDHGRILGHEAVGTITDVGASVRGVTPGDRVLVSCISSCGRCEYCRQGSYGQCLGGGGWILGHLIDGTQAEQIRIPFADRSLYKLPANVSTEDALLLADILPTAYEVGTLNGQVSPGDTVVIVGAGPIGLSAITTSKLFSPANVIVVDAAPARQKAALEHGADLAFGPEDDVVALVLGLTGGLGADVAIEAVGVPATFELCTRVVRPGGHVANVGVHGASVTLHLEDLWIKNVTITTGLVDTSSTPRLLSMLAAGRLAMPGLITHRFGLDEMQDAYDVFSRAAETGALKVALFGDTEH
- a CDS encoding alpha/beta fold hydrolase, with the translated sequence MIDTGTGPAVVLLHGFPHTFRLWDLVVPRLAATHRVIAPDLVLGGSALELAGRLAELLDWLGVERATMVGIDAGVQAAVGFALGYPDRIERLAVMEAVLPGVEGAEAFAHGGLPWWFGFHQVPGLAERVLVGHEREYIEWFLRAGTADGEGVGHELTDAFASAYRGSEALAGAFEHYRAMSRTAGELAPLLAEQELKVPVLAIGARPVGPALAAQLAPFAADLTTTQLDNCGHLIPLDAPDQLLEVLIPWLSPG